In one window of Streptomyces sp. NBC_01224 DNA:
- a CDS encoding LCP family glycopolymer transferase yields the protein MDAQSRGRADEIDPADQWVLNPHTGDYELRLNHSGADSAGTSQTSGPRIPNRRRPVRDGGGERRGTARDGSGERQGPARDGHGSAPRREVPGQRSRRSANGPRGQEGSGPGESTGRRSRKAPKARRKKALLWTGGTMAFVLVGLSVGGYALYQHFNGNLSTVDIGSAGNKNVFDNDAPVNILIIGTDKRTGKGNEGYGDKGSVGHADTNILFHVSKDRTNATALSIPRDLITNIPDCTVKQPDGSEKVIPGTQNVRFNVSLGQDGRDPGCTMNTVKEITGLKPDHFMMVDFNAVKELSTAVGGVKVCLAHPVKDKDSHLDLPEGESKIQGEDALAFVRTRHSFGNKSDLDRIKVQQQFIGSMIRRMQSDDTLTSPTKLYKLADAATKALTVDKAIGTGKKLVSLATELSKVDTKNITFVTVPVIDNPAEPKPITVVLHPEKADQLFAMMREDTSLTEVKSQKKAAKSKQDALLKGSKAAAADVRVDVFNGGKIAGGAQKTVTWLQTEQGVLKSTNKANAPAKIDKTTLEYAPNQADQARALAAMMGLPGSAMKKGTTDAEGLQAMVLTLGADFEGAGVPITGPAKAPADIPLANADKAECAK from the coding sequence GTGGATGCGCAAAGCCGTGGGCGGGCGGATGAAATCGACCCCGCAGACCAGTGGGTTCTCAACCCGCACACCGGTGATTACGAACTGCGACTGAATCATTCCGGAGCGGATTCGGCCGGCACTTCCCAGACGTCCGGTCCGCGTATCCCCAATCGCAGACGACCTGTCCGCGACGGTGGCGGCGAGCGCAGAGGCACGGCTCGTGACGGCAGTGGCGAGCGGCAGGGTCCGGCCCGTGACGGGCACGGGTCCGCTCCGCGCCGCGAGGTGCCGGGGCAGCGCAGCCGCCGTTCGGCCAATGGCCCGCGCGGCCAGGAGGGTTCGGGCCCTGGCGAGAGCACGGGCCGCCGCAGCCGCAAGGCCCCCAAGGCGCGCCGCAAGAAGGCGTTGCTGTGGACGGGCGGCACGATGGCCTTCGTACTGGTCGGCCTGTCGGTGGGCGGATACGCGCTCTACCAGCACTTCAACGGCAACCTGAGCACCGTCGACATCGGCAGCGCCGGCAACAAGAACGTCTTCGACAACGACGCCCCGGTCAACATATTGATCATCGGGACCGACAAGCGCACCGGTAAGGGCAACGAGGGGTACGGCGACAAGGGCAGCGTGGGCCACGCCGACACCAACATCCTCTTCCACGTCTCCAAGGACCGCACCAACGCGACGGCGCTCAGCATCCCGCGCGACCTGATCACCAACATCCCGGACTGCACCGTCAAGCAGCCGGACGGCTCGGAGAAGGTCATTCCGGGTACGCAGAACGTCCGCTTCAACGTCAGCCTCGGCCAGGACGGCCGCGACCCGGGCTGCACCATGAACACGGTCAAGGAGATCACCGGCCTGAAGCCCGACCACTTCATGATGGTCGACTTCAACGCGGTGAAGGAGCTGTCCACCGCGGTTGGCGGCGTCAAGGTCTGCCTGGCACATCCGGTCAAGGACAAGGACTCGCACCTGGACCTGCCGGAGGGTGAGAGCAAGATCCAGGGCGAGGACGCGCTGGCGTTCGTACGGACCCGGCACAGCTTCGGCAATAAGAGCGACCTGGACCGGATCAAGGTGCAGCAGCAGTTCATCGGCTCGATGATCCGGCGAATGCAGTCGGACGACACCCTGACCAGCCCGACGAAGCTGTACAAGCTGGCGGACGCGGCGACCAAGGCCCTCACGGTCGACAAGGCCATCGGCACAGGGAAGAAGCTGGTGTCGCTGGCCACGGAGCTCAGCAAGGTCGACACGAAGAACATCACCTTCGTGACGGTCCCGGTGATAGACAACCCGGCCGAGCCGAAGCCCATCACGGTGGTGCTGCATCCGGAGAAGGCGGACCAGCTCTTCGCGATGATGCGCGAGGACACCTCACTGACCGAGGTGAAGTCGCAGAAGAAGGCGGCGAAGAGCAAGCAGGACGCGCTCCTCAAGGGCTCCAAGGCCGCCGCGGCCGATGTACGTGTCGATGTGTTCAACGGCGGCAAGATCGCCGGTGGCGCGCAGAAGACGGTCACCTGGCTGCAGACCGAGCAGGGCGTGCTCAAGTCCACGAACAAGGCCAACGCCCCGGCGAAGATCGACAAGACGACCCTGGAGTACGCGCCGAACCAGGCGGACCAGGCCCGTGCGCTGGCCGCCATGATGGGCCTGCCCGGCTCCGCCATGAAGAAGGGCACCACGGACGCCGAGGGGCTCCAGGCGATGGTGCTGACGCTGGGCGCCGACTTCGAGGGCGCGGGCGTTCCCATCACGGGACCGGCAAAGGCGCCGGCAGATATTCCGCTAGCAAACGCCGACAAGGCAGAGTGCGCCAAGTGA
- a CDS encoding LCP family protein encodes MSESAGPPDDSDDSAAGEGKSQAGDGSGATPEPLAGHRRRWLRWTALGVSFVVLASAGAGWWLYRKLDGNIRTDTSAAAELKVYERERPVSVVHDAENILLIGSDSRAGDNRKYGRDDGGSQRSDTTILLHLAADRKSVTAMSLPRDLMVEIPVCHKADGTATRKQFAQFNWAFEFGGTACTTRTVEKLTGVRIDHQMVVDFNGFKDMVDAVHGVEVCLKKPVNDTDAHLKLPAGRQKLNGEQALGYARARKSIGNGSDTERMDRQQQFLGALVNKVQSNGVLLNPTRLYPVLDAATKALTTDPGLDSLKDLYELVRGLREVPTDKVQFLTVPRQPYAADPNRDELVQPDAKRLFKRLRDDTPVAVVPADRLKGDDGKNNGKNNAATDTQDAAGPTPTPTYSGNNAAADLCKQ; translated from the coding sequence GTGAGCGAAAGCGCCGGCCCGCCGGACGACTCCGACGACTCGGCTGCGGGCGAGGGCAAGTCGCAGGCCGGGGACGGCTCCGGCGCCACCCCGGAGCCCCTCGCCGGGCACAGGCGCCGCTGGCTGCGCTGGACCGCGCTCGGCGTCTCGTTCGTGGTCCTGGCCTCCGCGGGCGCCGGCTGGTGGCTGTACAGGAAGCTCGACGGAAACATCAGGACCGACACCTCGGCGGCCGCCGAACTGAAGGTGTACGAGCGGGAGCGGCCCGTCTCCGTGGTGCACGACGCGGAGAACATTCTGCTCATCGGCTCCGACAGCCGGGCCGGTGACAACCGCAAGTACGGTCGTGACGACGGCGGCAGCCAGCGCTCGGACACCACGATCCTGCTGCACCTCGCCGCGGACCGGAAGAGCGTCACAGCGATGTCCCTGCCGCGCGATCTGATGGTGGAGATCCCGGTCTGCCACAAAGCGGACGGCACGGCTACAAGGAAACAATTCGCCCAATTCAACTGGGCCTTCGAATTCGGTGGCACCGCCTGCACGACCCGTACGGTCGAGAAGCTGACCGGCGTCCGGATCGACCACCAGATGGTCGTCGACTTCAACGGCTTCAAGGACATGGTCGACGCCGTGCACGGTGTCGAGGTCTGCCTCAAGAAGCCGGTCAATGACACCGACGCCCATCTGAAGCTTCCCGCCGGGCGCCAGAAGCTCAACGGTGAGCAGGCGCTGGGGTACGCACGGGCCCGCAAGTCCATCGGCAACGGCAGCGACACCGAACGGATGGACCGCCAGCAGCAGTTCCTGGGCGCGCTGGTGAACAAGGTGCAGAGCAACGGCGTCCTGCTCAATCCGACCCGTCTCTACCCGGTGCTGGACGCGGCCACCAAGGCGCTGACCACGGACCCGGGTCTGGACAGCCTCAAGGACCTGTACGAGCTGGTGCGCGGCCTGCGCGAGGTACCGACCGACAAGGTGCAGTTCCTGACCGTGCCCCGGCAGCCGTACGCCGCCGACCCGAACCGGGACGAACTCGTCCAGCCCGACGCGAAACGTCTTTTCAAGCGGCTGCGCGACGACACTCCGGTTGCCGTGGTCCCGGCGGACCGGCTCAAGGGCGACGACGGGAAGAACAACGGGAAAAACAATGCCGCGACCGATACGCAGGACGCTGCGGGCCCGACTCCCACACCGACCTATTCGGGCAACAACGCGGCGGCCGACCTGTGCAAGCAGTAA
- a CDS encoding TIGR03089 family protein, protein MNATDRTPADLLRSALATDPARPLVTFYDDATGERVELSVATFANWVAKTANLLQGDLAAEPGDRLALLLPAHWQSAVWLLACSSVGVIADVQGDPAGTDLVVSGPDTLEAARACRGERVALALRPLGGRFPQAPEGFADYAVEVPSQGDRFAPFAPVDPDAPALAVGGVELTAAQLLARAREDAAGLGLTAGSRLLTGHTYDTWEGLSAGLFAPLAAGGSVVLCRHLGQLGEDGLAKRVESERVTNTAV, encoded by the coding sequence ATGAACGCCACCGACCGCACCCCCGCCGACCTGCTGCGTTCCGCGCTTGCCACGGACCCGGCCCGCCCCTTGGTCACTTTCTACGACGACGCCACCGGAGAACGCGTCGAACTGTCGGTGGCCACCTTCGCCAATTGGGTGGCCAAGACCGCCAACCTTCTGCAGGGCGACCTCGCCGCGGAACCCGGCGACCGGCTCGCCCTTCTGCTGCCCGCGCACTGGCAGTCCGCGGTCTGGCTGCTCGCCTGTTCCTCGGTCGGCGTGATCGCCGATGTGCAGGGCGACCCGGCCGGCACCGACCTCGTCGTCAGCGGCCCGGACACACTGGAGGCCGCGCGCGCCTGCCGCGGCGAGCGGGTCGCCCTGGCGCTGCGCCCGCTGGGCGGCAGGTTCCCACAGGCACCCGAGGGTTTCGCGGACTACGCGGTCGAGGTGCCGAGCCAGGGCGACCGGTTCGCCCCGTTCGCACCCGTGGACCCGGACGCCCCCGCGCTGGCGGTGGGCGGTGTCGAGCTGACGGCGGCGCAACTGTTGGCGCGGGCCCGCGAGGATGCGGCCGGTCTCGGCCTGACCGCCGGGTCGCGACTGCTTACTGGACATACGTACGACACCTGGGAAGGCCTGAGCGCGGGGCTGTTCGCGCCGCTGGCGGCCGGGGGGTCCGTGGTCCTGTGCCGGCATCTGGGGCAGCTGGGCGAGGACGGACTGGCGAAGCGCGTCGAGAGCGAACGGGTCACCAACACCGCTGTATGA
- a CDS encoding peptidoglycan recognition protein family protein, with product MRAFIASSIGVTCAAFLALPLAVPAGAVPDTHTAPAESVEPPDVPGSTQSLPLSPLPAPSGRATGEPTRTAEAAEQGLPEHEVRPFSLVGVVWDDVDTELHGTVQVRTRAIGTTRWSGWQDLETHNAEHAADPGSAERESGTVRGSTAPLWVGDSDGVAVRVRPESTDPQDRNAPAVPLPTGLRLELVDPGKDPQPLPAAGAEAGDTGDGRTAPLDGSVLPALSKAETEARSEAEAGLAPGAQPYIGPRPRIITRKGWGADEKLRERAFVYTKSVKAAFIHHSATGNNYKCTQAPAVLRGIYRYHVKSGGWRDIGYNFAVDKCGNIYEGRAGGVTKAVLGAHTRGFNSNTTGIAVLGTFTSSNPPAAAVNAIAKLTAWKLGLFGANPKGRTTLVSGGGNKFKKGKKVELNVISGHRDGFATECPGARLYKKLGSARTSSAHLQGR from the coding sequence ATGCGTGCCTTCATTGCATCCTCGATCGGTGTCACCTGTGCGGCCTTTCTCGCACTGCCGTTGGCCGTGCCCGCGGGCGCCGTCCCCGACACCCACACCGCCCCCGCCGAGTCCGTCGAGCCCCCCGATGTGCCGGGCTCGACGCAGTCCCTGCCGCTGTCGCCGCTGCCGGCACCGTCCGGCCGGGCCACCGGCGAACCCACCCGGACCGCCGAGGCTGCCGAACAGGGGCTGCCCGAGCACGAGGTCCGCCCCTTCTCCCTGGTCGGCGTCGTCTGGGACGACGTGGACACCGAGCTCCACGGCACCGTCCAGGTCCGCACCCGTGCCATCGGCACCACCCGCTGGTCGGGCTGGCAGGACCTGGAGACGCACAACGCCGAGCACGCCGCGGACCCCGGGAGCGCCGAGCGTGAGTCCGGGACCGTACGGGGCTCCACCGCCCCGCTCTGGGTGGGCGACTCGGACGGCGTCGCGGTCCGCGTACGCCCGGAATCCACCGACCCGCAGGACCGGAATGCCCCCGCCGTACCACTGCCCACCGGTCTGCGCCTCGAACTCGTCGACCCCGGCAAGGATCCGCAGCCACTCCCCGCGGCGGGCGCCGAGGCCGGGGACACCGGCGACGGCCGAACCGCACCGCTCGACGGAAGCGTGCTCCCCGCCCTGAGCAAGGCGGAGACCGAGGCGCGCAGCGAGGCGGAGGCCGGACTCGCGCCCGGCGCCCAGCCGTACATCGGACCCCGGCCGCGCATCATCACCCGTAAGGGCTGGGGAGCCGACGAGAAGCTCAGGGAACGCGCCTTCGTGTACACCAAGAGCGTCAAGGCCGCGTTCATCCACCACAGCGCCACGGGCAACAACTACAAGTGCACCCAGGCGCCCGCCGTCCTGCGAGGCATCTACCGCTACCACGTCAAGAGCGGCGGCTGGCGCGACATCGGCTACAACTTCGCCGTCGACAAGTGCGGAAACATCTACGAAGGACGTGCCGGAGGCGTGACGAAGGCCGTCCTGGGCGCGCACACGCGCGGCTTCAACAGCAACACCACGGGCATCGCGGTGCTCGGAACCTTCACCAGTTCGAACCCGCCCGCCGCCGCGGTGAACGCCATCGCAAAGCTCACCGCGTGGAAGCTCGGCCTGTTCGGAGCCAACCCGAAGGGCAGGACCACACTCGTCTCGGGCGGCGGGAACAAGTTCAAGAAGGGAAAGAAGGTCGAACTCAACGTCATCTCCGGCCATCGGGACGGCTTCGCAACCGAATGCCCCGGAGCGCGTCTCTACAAGAAGCTCGGCTCGGCCCGGACCAGCTCCGCCCATCTGCAGGGCCGCTGA
- a CDS encoding NDP-sugar synthase: MTEAREAILLVGGKGTRLRPLTVHTPKPMVPAAGVPFLTHQLARARAAGVEHIVLATSYLAEVFEPYFGDGSSLGLHIEYVTEREPLGTGGAIRNVASRLTAGPDEPVLIFNGDILTGLDIRALVASHTTSGADVSLHLTRVEDPRAFGLVPTDGSGRVTAFLEKPETPEEIVTDQINAGAYIFRRSVIDTIPAGRPVSVERETFPGLLASGAHLQGMVDSTYWLDLGTPQAFVRGSADLVLGRAPSPAVPGRCGDQLVLPTASVAADAKLSGGTVIGEGALIGEGARIDGSAVLAGAVVEPGAVITESLVGAGARIGSRTVLTGAVIGDGARVGADNELRDGIRIWCGAVLPDAAVRFSSDE, from the coding sequence GTGACAGAGGCAAGAGAAGCGATCCTCCTGGTCGGCGGCAAGGGAACCAGGCTGCGCCCGCTCACGGTGCACACTCCCAAGCCCATGGTTCCGGCGGCGGGCGTCCCGTTCCTCACGCACCAGCTGGCGCGCGCCCGGGCCGCCGGGGTCGAGCACATCGTGCTCGCGACGTCATATCTGGCGGAGGTCTTCGAACCGTACTTCGGGGACGGTTCGTCGCTCGGTCTCCACATCGAGTACGTCACCGAACGCGAACCGCTCGGCACCGGCGGAGCGATACGCAACGTCGCGTCCCGGCTCACCGCGGGCCCCGACGAACCGGTGCTCATCTTCAACGGCGACATCCTCACCGGCCTCGACATCCGGGCGCTGGTCGCCTCGCACACCACATCCGGAGCGGATGTCTCCCTCCACCTCACCCGGGTCGAGGACCCGCGCGCCTTCGGTCTCGTACCGACGGACGGCAGCGGCAGGGTCACCGCGTTCCTGGAGAAGCCCGAGACGCCCGAGGAGATAGTCACCGACCAGATCAACGCTGGGGCGTACATCTTCCGCCGGTCGGTCATCGACACCATCCCGGCCGGCCGGCCGGTCTCCGTCGAGCGCGAGACCTTCCCCGGACTGCTCGCCTCCGGCGCACACCTTCAAGGAATGGTCGACTCCACGTACTGGCTGGACCTCGGCACCCCGCAGGCCTTCGTACGCGGCTCCGCCGACCTGGTCCTGGGCCGCGCGCCCTCCCCGGCCGTCCCCGGCCGGTGCGGCGACCAACTCGTCCTGCCGACGGCCTCGGTCGCCGCCGATGCCAAACTCAGCGGCGGTACGGTCATCGGAGAGGGCGCCCTGATCGGCGAAGGAGCCCGGATCGATGGCTCCGCGGTCCTGGCCGGCGCGGTCGTCGAACCGGGAGCCGTGATCACGGAATCGCTGGTCGGAGCCGGTGCCAGGATCGGCAGTCGTACGGTGCTGACCGGCGCGGTCATCGGGGACGGGGCCCGGGTCGGCGCCGACAACGAACTGCGCGACGGTATCCGCATCTGGTGCGGGGCGGTCCTGCCGGACGCCGCGGTGCGCTTCTCGTCCGACGAATAA
- a CDS encoding DNA-3-methyladenine glycosylase family protein, with translation MAGRFAPRSAPRAAVPHQAAAPATDALTRDWTPPGPLDLRLVLGPLRRGPADPTFRMTRDGAVWRAGRTPAGPGTLRVTSRDGRIEAAAWGPGAPWLLDQLPTLLGATDDPDAFRPRHRLLALTRHSRPGLRLLRTGLVMESLIPSILEQKVTTDEAYRAWRYLVRKHGTPAPGPTDHAAFTALGLHVMPDARTWSLIPSWEWHRAGVDAKRSATILRAVRVARRLEEAAAMELPEATARLELIPGIGPWTSAETLQRSNGAADAVTVGDLHLPGIVGHALAGNRNADDEEMLALLTPYEGQRHRATRLILLSGHTPPRRAPRMTRGDIARL, from the coding sequence GTGGCAGGACGATTCGCACCCCGCAGTGCTCCTCGCGCGGCGGTCCCCCACCAGGCGGCGGCTCCGGCGACGGACGCGCTGACCCGCGACTGGACCCCGCCCGGCCCGCTCGACCTGCGCCTGGTCCTCGGCCCGCTGCGCCGCGGCCCCGCCGACCCCACCTTCCGGATGACCCGGGACGGCGCGGTCTGGCGGGCCGGCCGCACACCCGCGGGCCCCGGAACCCTCCGCGTCACGTCCCGGGACGGCCGGATCGAGGCGGCGGCCTGGGGGCCGGGCGCGCCCTGGCTGCTGGACCAGCTCCCGACGCTGCTCGGCGCGACGGACGACCCGGACGCCTTCCGCCCGCGCCACCGGCTGCTCGCCCTGACCCGGCACAGCCGCCCCGGCCTGCGCCTGCTGCGCACCGGCCTGGTCATGGAGTCCCTGATCCCGTCGATCCTCGAACAGAAGGTCACCACGGACGAGGCCTACCGCGCGTGGCGCTACCTGGTCCGCAAGCACGGCACCCCGGCGCCCGGCCCCACGGACCACGCCGCGTTCACCGCCCTCGGCCTGCACGTCATGCCGGACGCCCGCACCTGGTCCCTGATCCCGTCCTGGGAATGGCACCGTGCAGGCGTCGACGCCAAACGCTCGGCCACGATCCTGCGCGCCGTACGCGTGGCCCGCCGCCTGGAGGAGGCGGCCGCCATGGAGCTCCCGGAGGCCACGGCCCGCCTGGAACTGATCCCCGGCATCGGCCCCTGGACCTCGGCCGAGACCCTCCAACGGTCAAACGGCGCGGCGGACGCGGTCACGGTCGGCGATCTCCACCTCCCCGGCATCGTCGGCCACGCCCTGGCAGGCAACAGAAACGCCGACGACGAAGAGATGCTGGCCCTCCTCACCCCCTACGAGGGCCAACGCCACCGAGCCACCCGCCTCATCCTCCTATCGGGCCACACCCCACCCCGCCGGGCCCCTCGAATGACTCGAGGCGACATCGCGCGCCTGTAA
- a CDS encoding coenzyme F420-0:L-glutamate ligase — MSAESSGSSPAPSYRVWALPGMPEVRAGDDLAKLIAATEPGLADGDVLLVTSKIVSKAEGRIVEATDREAAIDAETVRVVARRGTLRIVENRQGLVMAAAGVDASNTPAGTVLLLPEDPDASARVIRDGLRDTLGVEVGVVVTDTFGRPWRNGLTDVAIGAAGVLVLDDLRGGTDAYGNPLSATVVATADELASAGDLVKGKASGLPVAVVRGLGHVVDPTDSAGGARAMVRVAADDMFRLGTSEAVREAVTLRRTVREFTDDPVDPGAVRRAVAAAVTAPAPHHTTPWRFVLLESEESRTRLLDAMRNAWIADLRRDGRNEESIAKRVRRGDVLRRAPYLVVPCLVMDGSHTYGDERRDTAEREMFVVAAGAGIQNFLVALAGERLGSAWVSSTMFCRDVVREVLDLPESWDPLGAVAVGRAAAQPVARAGRDAEGFVAVR; from the coding sequence GTGAGCGCCGAGTCCTCCGGTTCTTCCCCGGCGCCGTCCTACCGGGTCTGGGCGCTGCCCGGGATGCCTGAGGTGCGGGCCGGGGACGATCTGGCGAAGCTGATCGCCGCCACCGAGCCGGGGCTGGCCGACGGCGACGTCCTGCTGGTCACCTCGAAGATCGTCTCCAAGGCGGAGGGCCGGATCGTCGAGGCCACTGACCGGGAGGCGGCGATCGACGCCGAGACGGTACGGGTGGTGGCGCGGCGCGGCACGCTGCGGATCGTGGAGAACCGACAGGGTCTCGTCATGGCCGCGGCCGGGGTCGATGCCTCGAACACCCCCGCCGGAACGGTGCTGTTGCTGCCCGAGGATCCGGACGCTTCGGCGCGCGTCATCCGGGACGGGCTGCGGGACACCCTCGGCGTCGAGGTCGGGGTCGTCGTCACGGACACCTTCGGGCGCCCGTGGCGCAACGGGCTGACGGATGTCGCGATCGGGGCGGCCGGGGTCCTGGTGCTGGACGATCTGCGCGGCGGTACGGATGCGTACGGCAATCCGCTGAGCGCGACCGTGGTCGCCACCGCCGATGAGCTGGCCTCGGCCGGTGATCTGGTCAAGGGCAAGGCTTCGGGGCTGCCCGTCGCCGTGGTGCGGGGGCTCGGTCATGTCGTGGACCCGACGGACTCCGCGGGCGGTGCCCGGGCGATGGTGCGGGTCGCGGCCGACGACATGTTCCGGCTCGGTACGTCGGAAGCGGTACGGGAGGCGGTGACTCTGCGGCGTACGGTGCGCGAGTTCACCGACGATCCGGTGGACCCTGGCGCGGTGCGGCGGGCCGTGGCCGCGGCGGTGACGGCACCGGCGCCGCACCACACGACGCCGTGGCGGTTCGTCCTGCTGGAGTCCGAGGAGTCGCGGACCCGGCTTCTCGACGCGATGCGGAACGCCTGGATCGCGGATCTTCGCCGGGATGGCCGGAACGAGGAGTCGATCGCGAAGCGGGTTCGGCGGGGCGATGTGCTGCGCCGGGCGCCGTATCTGGTGGTGCCGTGTCTGGTGATGGACGGCTCCCACACATACGGGGACGAGCGGCGGGACACCGCGGAGCGCGAGATGTTCGTGGTCGCCGCGGGTGCGGGTATCCAGAACTTCCTGGTGGCGCTGGCGGGCGAGCGGCTCGGCTCGGCGTGGGTGTCGTCGACGATGTTCTGCCGCGATGTGGTGCGTGAGGTGCTGGATCTGCCGGAGTCGTGGGATCCGTTGGGGGCGGTCGCGGTGGGGCGGGCGGCGGCCCAGCCTGTGGCTCGGGCGGGGCGGGATGCGGAGGGGTTTGTCGCGGTGAGGTGA
- the cofD gene encoding 2-phospho-L-lactate transferase, whose translation MRIVVLAGGIGGARFLRGLKQAAPDADITVIGNTGDDIHLFGLKVCPDLDTVMYTLGGGINEVQGWGRTDESFQVKEELAAYGVGPEWFGLGDRDFATHIVRTQMLGAGYPLSAVTEALCARWKPGVRLLPMSDDRVETHVAVDMDGERRAIHFQEYWVKLRASVEAQAIVPVGAEQAKPAPGVLEAIAEADVILFPPSNPVVSVGTILAVPGIREAIAEAGVPVVGLSPIVGDAPVRGMADKVLAAVGVESTASAVATHYGSGLLDGWLVDTVDAGAVDEVEAAGIRCRSVPLMMTDVDATAEMARQALVLAEEVRT comes from the coding sequence ATGCGCATTGTGGTTCTGGCCGGCGGTATCGGTGGTGCTCGTTTTCTGCGTGGCCTCAAGCAGGCCGCGCCCGACGCGGACATCACGGTGATCGGCAACACCGGTGACGACATCCATCTGTTCGGGCTGAAGGTCTGCCCCGACCTCGACACCGTGATGTACACCCTCGGCGGTGGCATCAACGAGGTGCAGGGCTGGGGGCGTACGGACGAGAGCTTCCAGGTCAAGGAGGAGCTCGCGGCCTACGGCGTGGGGCCCGAATGGTTCGGGCTCGGCGACCGCGACTTCGCGACGCATATCGTCCGTACCCAGATGCTGGGCGCGGGCTATCCGCTGAGCGCCGTCACCGAGGCGCTCTGTGCGCGCTGGAAGCCGGGGGTCCGGCTGCTGCCGATGTCCGACGACCGGGTCGAGACGCATGTAGCGGTCGATATGGACGGCGAGCGCAGGGCGATCCACTTCCAGGAGTACTGGGTGAAGCTGCGCGCCTCGGTCGAGGCGCAGGCGATCGTGCCGGTCGGCGCCGAGCAGGCCAAGCCGGCGCCGGGCGTGCTGGAGGCCATCGCCGAGGCCGACGTCATCCTCTTCCCGCCGTCCAACCCCGTCGTGTCGGTGGGGACGATTCTTGCCGTGCCCGGCATCCGGGAGGCGATCGCCGAGGCCGGGGTGCCGGTCGTCGGCCTCTCCCCCATCGTCGGGGACGCGCCCGTGCGCGGTATGGCGGACAAGGTACTCGCCGCGGTGGGCGTCGAGTCGACGGCTTCGGCCGTGGCCACGCACTACGGTTCCGGGCTGCTCGACGGGTGGCTCGTCGACACGGTGGACGCCGGGGCGGTCGACGAGGTGGAGGCCGCGGGCATCCGCTGCCGTTCCGTGCCGCTGATGATGACCGATGTCGACGCGACGGCGGAGATGGCCCGGCAGGCATTGGTGCTGGCCGAGGAGGTACGGACGTGA
- a CDS encoding cysteine dioxygenase — MNSDSDLQIAGDILEVQYLLQPAREHPSTVAEFVGLARSIAADRAQWAPLVRYDTTTRWYRRLRAVPQALGPARAGETPLGYEVWLLSWVPGQGSGRHDHGPSSGVLTVLDGQLTERTERGTRALDSGAQRVFAPGYVHEVVNDSLEPAVSLHIYYPGLTEMPMHAAQCAPAAMDVVPA, encoded by the coding sequence ATGAACAGTGACAGCGACCTTCAGATCGCCGGCGACATCCTTGAGGTCCAGTACCTTCTCCAGCCGGCCCGCGAGCACCCCTCCACCGTGGCCGAGTTCGTCGGACTCGCCCGCAGCATCGCCGCCGACCGCGCGCAGTGGGCACCGCTCGTCCGGTACGACACCACCACCCGCTGGTACCGCCGGCTGCGCGCAGTTCCCCAAGCTCTCGGCCCCGCTCGAGCAGGGGAGACCCCACTCGGTTACGAGGTCTGGCTGCTGAGCTGGGTGCCCGGCCAGGGCAGCGGGCGCCACGACCACGGTCCGTCCTCCGGCGTACTGACCGTCCTGGACGGTCAGTTGACCGAGCGGACCGAGCGCGGGACGCGAGCACTGGACTCGGGCGCGCAGCGCGTGTTCGCGCCCGGCTATGTGCACGAAGTGGTCAACGACTCTCTCGAACCGGCCGTCAGTCTGCACATCTACTACCCGGGTCTGACCGAGATGCCGATGCACGCGGCGCAATGCGCCCCGGCGGCCATGGATGTCGTACCCGCCTGA
- a CDS encoding WhiB family transcriptional regulator: protein MTELFQQLLVEDADEELGWQERALCAQTDPESFFPEKGGSTREAKKVCLACEVRSECLEYALSNDERFGIWGGLSERERRRLKKAAV from the coding sequence ATGACCGAGCTGTTCCAGCAACTGCTGGTCGAGGACGCGGACGAGGAACTCGGCTGGCAGGAGCGCGCACTGTGCGCCCAGACCGATCCCGAGTCCTTCTTCCCCGAGAAGGGCGGATCCACCCGCGAGGCCAAGAAGGTCTGTCTCGCCTGTGAAGTCCGCTCCGAATGCCTTGAGTACGCGCTTTCCAATGATGAACGGTTCGGAATCTGGGGCGGCCTTTCGGAACGTGAACGGCGCCGCCTGAAGAAGGCCGCTGTCTGA